From the genome of Psychrilyobacter atlanticus DSM 19335, one region includes:
- the malQ gene encoding 4-alpha-glucanotransferase, translating to MFERSSGILLHISSLGGDGGIGTFGKEAYEFVDFLKKSGQKLWQILPLGTTSYGDSPYQSFSAFAGNPYFIDLEELIDRGGLDRREVKDTDLGDNREYIDYEKLYKNKLKLLKKAYLNEGKDFLEEIEKFKKKHIYWIDDYALFMALKDKNDGIEWTKWVKEEKFAHINTLKKYRIELKDKIDYYIYLQYLFYTQWGKLKNYANENKVKIIGDLPIFISGDSVDAWLKTELFLFDEKKNIKVVAGCPPDAFSSTGQLWGNPLYNWKIMRRRGYSWWIERMRAAFELYDMVRIDHFRGFESYWEIPADAPTARPGKWVKGPGIEVFKAIKNGLGDLPIIAEDLGFLTKGVRKLLKDSGYPGMKILEFAFDSREESDYLPHKYPENSAAYTGTHDNETVVGWYKNVVKDDKEHAEKYLKKYLKLKKFEGEKINDVFIEAIWKSNSDLTLAQMQDFLGLDNRARMNIPSTLGNNWKWRLKGDELTDELAEKIKEMTIKYGR from the coding sequence TTTAGGTGGAGATGGAGGAATTGGAACTTTTGGTAAAGAAGCCTATGAATTTGTTGATTTTTTAAAAAAATCAGGACAGAAATTATGGCAGATTCTACCACTGGGAACAACTTCATATGGAGATTCTCCATATCAATCTTTTTCAGCCTTTGCAGGGAATCCTTATTTTATCGATTTGGAAGAGTTGATAGACAGAGGCGGACTGGACAGACGAGAAGTGAAAGATACAGATTTAGGAGATAACAGGGAATATATAGATTACGAGAAACTATATAAAAATAAACTAAAACTTTTGAAAAAAGCTTATTTAAACGAGGGGAAAGATTTTTTAGAAGAGATAGAGAAATTTAAGAAAAAGCATATTTACTGGATAGATGATTATGCTTTATTCATGGCACTAAAAGATAAAAATGATGGAATAGAGTGGACAAAATGGGTGAAGGAAGAAAAATTTGCCCATATAAATACTCTGAAAAAATATAGGATAGAGCTTAAAGACAAGATAGATTACTATATCTACTTACAATATTTATTCTATACTCAATGGGGGAAATTAAAAAACTATGCCAATGAAAATAAGGTAAAGATAATAGGGGACCTGCCTATATTTATATCCGGTGATAGTGTAGATGCATGGTTAAAAACAGAGTTATTTTTATTTGATGAGAAAAAAAATATAAAAGTTGTGGCAGGATGTCCGCCAGATGCTTTTAGCAGTACAGGTCAATTATGGGGGAATCCGTTATATAATTGGAAAATTATGAGAAGGCGTGGCTACTCATGGTGGATTGAAAGGATGAGAGCAGCATTTGAACTGTATGATATGGTAAGGATAGATCATTTCAGGGGATTTGAATCTTATTGGGAGATCCCGGCGGATGCTCCTACTGCTAGACCTGGAAAATGGGTGAAAGGACCAGGGATAGAAGTATTTAAGGCTATAAAAAATGGATTGGGAGATCTGCCTATTATTGCTGAAGATCTAGGTTTTTTAACTAAAGGGGTGAGAAAACTCTTGAAAGATAGCGGATATCCAGGGATGAAAATATTGGAATTTGCTTTTGATTCAAGGGAGGAGAGTGACTATCTTCCTCATAAATATCCTGAAAATTCAGCGGCTTATACAGGAACCCATGACAATGAAACTGTAGTAGGTTGGTATAAAAATGTAGTGAAAGATGACAAGGAACATGCTGAAAAATATTTAAAAAAATATTTAAAGTTAAAAAAGTTTGAGGGTGAAAAAATAAACGATGTATTTATAGAAGCTATCTGGAAATCTAATTCCGATCTAACTCTAGCTCAGATGCAGGATTTTTTAGGCTTAGATAATAGAGCCAGAATGAATATACCATCAACATTGGGAAATAACTGGAAATGGAGACTGAAAGGTGATGAACTTACCGATGAATTGGCTGAAAAAATAAAGGAAATGACAATTAAATACGGTAGATAG